Below is a genomic region from Pleuronectes platessa chromosome 5, fPlePla1.1, whole genome shotgun sequence.
AACCAGGGATACAAACATTGTCTTGAATGTTAAATTTGAATAAAGGGAAACATATATGTCTGCTGGGGATTTTAGTTATACCTTGTTGTCGTGGGTGAACACATAGACCACCAGCGGTTTCTCTCTCTCGTTAATGAACTGGATGGCCTCGTCTACATTGCTCACAGTGATGATTGGCAGGAGTGGCCCAAAGATCTCCTCCTTCATCACTTTAGATGTCTCCGTAACATCTTTCAGCACAGTCGGGGCTGCCACAGTACAGGAAGCAGATGGTCATTCAAAGGTTGTGGACTACAATCTACATATTCTTCTTCATATACAGAACAGGAGCGTAACGATTTGGAAACAGAGGACGAAACCACAAACATCCACAAACTCACATCATGATACAGTATGACTGATTACCCCAACTGCTGCAGGAGCTAGACCTTATTATGTACAGAaacttgagataatgtatgttgtgatttggcactatacaaataaaattgtattagaAACATACATATTCTCAAGGCACTTTTCATCATAAGGTCGAGAGAAATCCACTCATTCTACAATGTGAAATCACTGGGAGTGGTGAGGTtttctaacatgtgacagatgccaaaatgaaaaaaaaagaaaaaaagagtatATAATGACGACAAAGCAGGGCCATACATGTGGAAGACAccgatgaagatgtcaagagagtttttgCTGATAATGGCTGCTGCCAGTGTGAATTTGCTGTAAACAATAATTAATATGTTACATCCTTCCActgcctgctgcaccatccTGACCTGAATTCTACGGACGATTTGTTGCTGTTGCGAACCTAAGCGGAAAATCTCCCTGCTGTGTTGTTTAAAGTCTGGAAACagttttcatgtctgaaaacagctttgcaTACTCTGAGAACCACTAGTGAGCCAGTTGGGATATTAGGGTGCTATGAGCTTTTAAATTTATGATGGGGCTCAATCATTAAAGGTTTTGTATGTAAGGAGCAGGACTTCTAATCTGTTCTTCtagttggttttattttactttattgccATAACACTGGGGGATCATTGGAATTTCTTGAACTGTTATGAGTCCAAGCTGACTACAGACATCATGCATGAAGACGCAGTTAAAGTTCCAAACTTGTCAGTGCCAGCTTTCtattatgatataataatattcaaCACCTATTTTGGTGCAGTATTGCTATAAAGAAACACAAGGTAACTATTGCTGAACAACAAGCCAAATTTGGTAATTATTAATTGGGATGAGAGTGTGAGAGGTTAAACAGTTTTCATGTGCAGAAAACCAAGTCATTAGTAGATTTACTGAAGCCCCACCTGTCTACAACCTGAGGAGCTGCCTAGTCCATACAAGTTTCTTTAATGAACATCAGAAATGAACACTAgttttttaatgacttctaaCTCTTTTAACCGATCTACACTTCCACATTACTCTAAAACGGACTGAGCCTGATTCTTGTGGTTTACGCTCTCACTCAGTTAGGCACTTCTCGCAGGAAAGTTACATGCAGCACATCTTGCTTCACACCCTCTGAGGTCACAATAATAGAGCACAGTGATTTCCAAAGAACTTAATCAATGCCATGAGCATGCATGTAAAGGCTGCCAGCAGATTAAATATGACATCATGGGCTAGCCTTGTCAGCTTCCCACTAAAACAATCAATTAAGTTTACACAACTGTACACGGAAGCGTAATAAATCTTTTTCAAAGATAACCAGGGAGACACATACCGATGTAGCATTGGGATTCATCACTCTCTCCACCAACAGCAACTGTGCTCCCCTCCATCAGAGCCATGACCCTCTTAAAGTGTCGCTGGTTGATGATGCGTCCATAGTCCTCGAAGGTCTTTGGATTATCGGTGTAAAACTCCTGTGATGTGTtgcataaaacatatataagaGTTTCTTcagattgaaaataaaattgcCCATATACACcgatacattttttttgggtGAAATTCCCGAAAACTGTTCTAAACATTGATGTCAGACCAACCTTAATGCTCTTCTTAATCTCCTCCACTACTCTGTCCTGGATGGAGGGTTCACACAGAATGTAGTCTGGAGCAATGCATGTCTGACCGCAGTTGACAAATTTTCCCCATGTGATGCGACTGTgttgagggagagaaaaatacTGATTACACTTCAAGTCTGAGATACAGCTTTATGTTTTATTGGTATCATATAATTATTAAGAAAACAAATGCTGATATTCATTGTGTATGAGACCACAGTAGACCTCACTTAGATTGTCAGATTAAAAAACTGCAGTGAGAAGTCCAGATAGCTGCCTTGTATACATTAATATGGATGCACCCTAAGATCTACTTGGAGCCATAAAGTCCTGACAATGATcaggaaatgcaaaaaaaattgttatataaaaaaaatgacactgACCGACATGCAATGGTGAGATCACAGTTCTTGTCAATATAACAGGGACTCTTCCCTCCCAGTTCCAGGGTCACTGGGGTGAGGTGGCGAGCTGCAGCCCCCATCACCAGTTTACCAACTGTGCTGTTTCCTGTGTAGAAAATGTGGTCAAATCTCTGTTTTAGCAGCTCCTGGGTCTCTGACACTCCACCTGTCACAACTGGGTACAGGTCCTAGAGAAAGAGAATCCAGTCATTAAAGTTGTGTGTAGATTTACAATTGATGAATTAAGGTAAAAAGGCACAACACATCATATCAAACAAAGCGGATGGCTCACTTTATCTAGGTATTGAGGGAGAAGCTCCTCCATGACCGTGGCAGAGTGTGAGCTGACCTCAGATGGCTTTATTACTGCTGCATTacctgaaagaggaagaagaagcaatAGATCACCAATTTCGTTgacgttttttatttgttaataaaataaatacaacacaatgGCAGATTAATGACAATCCTTAATCTTTTAACCCAATGAGATACCAAAAAATTGTGTTTGCTGATTCTTTGTTCATTTAACAAAAATACTACTTATACAATGCAACATTTTCCCAAAACACTCTCAATCATCACTTCTGACCCATTAGAAGTGTGTAGCAATAAATGTATTTGCACAGATCCTGGTCCTAACCTGTATTCTTttgttttagtgttttattttgctcCCACTCAGACTGGACTGTTTTTTAAGTTTGATACTTTGAGTTAAAGCGCCATCTTGTGGTCAATCTGCATCTAACTAATACAGTTCTCTGTTAGTGTTTATGTGGGTGTACATGGGTGTATTTGGTACCTGCAGCTATAGCACCAACCAGCGGCTGGAGTGTGATAGCCCAGGGGTAGTTCCAGGCTCCAATAATAAGCACCACTCCCAGGGGCTCAGGCTGGATGTAAACCTCATCTAGTAAGGTGAGGAGGTTCTTCTCCACAGGTCGAGGAGCTGCCCACTCCGCCAGTTTCTCTATCGCCAGCTTGATCTCCCCCTCCAGTCCCAGAGTTTCAAACAGGTCCGTCGCATGTTCACTCTGAAAGCAGAAGATGGGACAGACCCAGAAGCCGAGTTCAAACCTTCAGTCCCAACACCAAAATCATTCACTTGTCCCATATACTCACTGAGAACCCAAATTCATATGTGTAAAAATGTACATAAATATTTAAGTATATGCTTGGTGAAAGAATGATGACACTGATTGATTCTCCTCAATGCCAAGATTCATGACTGCTCTCATTAGAAAAATTATAAACACACTACCAGaagttctatctatctatctttatgtgtgtgtgtgtatatatatatatataaagttaaaGAGGGCGGCACTCGTTGTATATTCCTGCAAAGTGACCAGCCTGTACAGCCACCACACTCAGCCACCACAGTACATCCAGTCTCCTGAGTTTTGACTGACCCACCTTGCCAAGGTCCCTTTTAACAGAATCTGCAATGTCCTTTCGTCTCTCTGTGATGAAGCGGAGCAGACCCTTCAGCTGGTGGATCCTATACTCCAGACGCCTGGTGTTTCCTGTCTGGAAAGACTTCCTGGCCCGTTGAACAACAAGCTGTTCCCTGGACATCTTGAACAGAAACAATGATACAGAAAGATGTTACAATTGTTACCCTTTATATCAAGTTGTGACACTGGCGATCGTCTGGCTAAATTAACCATTTACGAAATTCTGAAATCAATTATCAGCTAAAAGCAAATTTAGCAAATTGATAAAACGATGAAGGTGCTAGCGAAAACATTTGCTGCCGATACTCCCATGTtcagattaataaataaataaaagtgtttgttATGACCACAGGCCTCTGCTACAGGGAAGGATTTGTGGTTATACATTAACGTATCACTCTGGCTTTTCAGAGCTGGCTCACTTCTTATCAGAGTAATTCTCCATGGTAACTCATGTTGAACTTCTAACCAGGTAACGTTTGTAATAACAGATCAAAACTGTCAACAGACTAACCAGTGACCAATCGGATCACTAGAAACCCAGCGTTATCGATTTACAGGATCCTGACAGGCACAAACGAGTTTAGAATACAGTGAGAAAACATCaaagatttgtattttttatagaTTATTGGGATGATTTTGTGTAGACAGAGCTTCTAATAAACAAAGGAAGAGTTTATCacacctcctgagccacagagaGGGGTGTCCACTCACCAGAGGGTCAGTGGTTCAATTCCCAGCACCTCCTGTCTCCATTCCAGAGTGTCCTTAAGacagatactgaaccccaaactgcCTCTGATGGCTTTACAGGCAATCTATCAAAACGTTGTATGAATATGAGCGTttatgggtgaatgtgacttgtaccGAAAAGCACCTCGAGTGATCAATACGACTTGTAAAGAACTACGTGTATACAATAAACTCTTTACTCTACAGAAACATATCAGAAACATAACGCTTCACTTTAGTTCCACAGAGATTTGACACAGCTCCTTACAGTGTTAATGCCTAACTATTATTCCATGAGTGCACCTAAGTACAACattaagagaaataaaaactaaaccCTCTGATTCCTTTTACTAAAACTAATCCACACGCTATTCAAGCGTGGAGGGTAACCTGGATACTCTTCAGTTCAGTGTAATAAGCCAAGCTGCTTTAGCTTGGCTGCTAACAGCTATAACTTACGGCATTAGAAACAGTTATTAAAGCTACAGCAGATTGGCAAGTGCTAGCTGCGTAACGTTAATAAACACATATACAAAGACACGCCTTAAAAAGAGGTTTTACCTTCCAGAGTTTATCCCCTTCGACCAGTTTGAATATTAACTACGTCCTATCTACACAGTTATAAGCTACTGTTGTTACACTGGCAAATGCCCAGTGTACACAGCAGCAATTGGTCTATGAGTGCGTCAGTGATGAAGAGCGCCAATCAGCGCGACGCATGGTGAGTTGGGCCCTTCCCACCACAATAATCGTCATACTGTGGCCGCAGGCTGCACTTTTCACCGCTGGTGTCTCACACCTACTTCACACAACCCCTGTGCACCTCAAGATGCCCATGAGTTATTAGCAGTGCCATGTCCATTTGGAAAGTTcggttctcttgtcctgtgtaaAAGCTTTGGAGCTTCTTCAGATTTGTTTCTTTAGTAAAACCTCCATCCTTGACAGTTCTTCAATATACTGCCAGTTAGTGTTGTTTCTGTGCTGGACGTTTTGTGCAGAGCTTGCACTGCATtcatagattgtatataaagattgcATGTTGTCTATTACACAATTGACAAAATCTTCGGACCCAAGTTCactacttttcaaaataaaagctcctaAATTTAGTCAAATCTAAAGCATTCCAATATAAAAACCAACGGTGTACCATTACTTTGTAGACTAATtactaaagaggaagtgattatatggatgttgttgccatgacagaGATCTGCACCTGTGACAACCGTGGTCGTGGATATCTGTGTCAGTCCGTTAAGGTGACATAAAAGTAGAAAGATTGTCATAATAATCTGGTATAATTTTGACCCAGTTACTAACCTCTATTGAAGTTAATCTGGTAAAATTTGGAAGAAGAAATGTTCAAATCGACCGAAACACTGGAGGCATTGTAACTGCTACAGAGCGCAGGTCGACATTTTGTTCCATTTCTGCTAATATTGAGTACATCTTCAGTCCAAATCTCACCCAATTCGTCACTGCAATTCCCTTGGCCATTTACAATaaacatgccaagtgtgaatcTGATTAGTTGAACAGTTCTCAAGATACAAGTTCCACCTACAAACAGAACAGACGTTAGACAGACGCCTGTGGAATTGGCAGGTAGATTCAATGACCTCAGACAGACACTGTCAAAAAGGGCTTTAGAGCCTCCTATGAAAAATACCCATGAAGAAATGGAACTCAGATGATGCAGCTTCAGGGAAACAGTTGAGTTGTAACTGCAGTTTTAGGCAACACAGATTTCAAACCTTAAAGGAAACTGTAATAATCATTCATCGTAATAGGACAATGTGATATGCACAATGTACAAAATGTAATTGCCATGTACTAACACCTGTGTAGCTTTACTATGTACATGTGTACTGTACACAATGGAGGAAAGAACGTCTAATTACTTGCTGCACTGTTTGTATCAAACAGTTTATGCACTTTATTTAGTCCAAATTAATCTTTATTGTACCACAACAGAACCACAGCTTAACTTTCAACATAATGTTGAACAATTCTTATTATAACTACTCATCTGTTCAAGTTAATTAGTTCACTTTTTCAGTTGTAAACTTTTCATCCAAACTAAGAAAAGCTATGGTtttaagaataaaagaaaaagaccaGTAGatatctttgtttttcctctctttaaTAACAAAGACTGTATTTGAGTTCCATAAAGAACAAAGAGAGACACCCATCGGTGGGAGACACGAGTATAACGTTAACATTTCTCTTTGAAAAAATCTGCGCTTGGAAAATTGTTGCATTTTCAGGGTTGTGACTGACAGTGGAGTTCTTCAAAATGCATTCAAATCGAGCTGGGGGGCGCAAACAACAGGGCACATATTCAAGATTCTAGAGGTCCTACGGGGTAACATACATAGCCGGTACCCATGCTTTATCTAAAACAGTCCATCTTCAGTGACAGTCCATGGACACAATGGTACAGAGAAAAGATTCAGGTGGGTTTACATCAGCTATATTTTTCCCTCCTCACTCGGTGTGCAGTGAAAGGCTTCATGTGGATGAGGGAAACTGAACCCCAAATATGTCTAGAAAAAAAGAACAGTACATCAGAGGAACAGGCCCAGAGTCCACTTGTGCCTGTGAATGGATTTAcacactttttacttttacatagAAAAACAATGTATTAACAGCTGTACAAGAGTAGGCCTATGTCTGCTTTCCCAAGAAGAAGGTACCTCCTTTTCTATCCTTTACTGTTTACTACTGGCCTTAATGCACACCTggcaagtgcatgtgtgtgagtgggtgggtgtatacacactcatagatacatacagtacatacattGTTGGGAGGACAGCAGACAACTTGAGGGGAGGCAGAGGGACTACGTGCATACTAGGCAGTGAAGATTGTGATAAATCATGTCTCACAAGATTTTATGATATAAGCACAAAATCTGAAGACATCACACTTATTTCAAAAAATTTCACAAGATCActgaacaaatgtgtgtgttgatctcAACAATGAACGGTCCTGGTAGAAAGAGTTCTCTGGGAAGTTTCAGAGCTGCCAtaagtttagttttatttgttgGCACACCCCTGTTGTGCCACATTAGGTTTCTTTATCAAACCCTTGGCAGAcatgaataaaatgtatcaaattcatatatgtacatataaagATTTGTGCTCATTGACTGACAGGCAGGCTGTCTGATGGCATAATCACCGACAGGCCAAAAACTCAAACTATGATCtcgcaatcacacacacacacacaccactcccaaaaaaaggagaaaggaTTCAATCGCAtgaacatacaaatataaacaagtTTGCAAACATCAAGTTTTGTTAAAAAGTAGCTACAGATActgagaaaacataaaaaagctgtaatatttttttgtagattGAAACTTATTGTTCAGGTAACTTGTCAAGTAATATGACCGTTCAGTTTCCCTGTTCACTCGATCGGGGTTTACAGTGAACAAGTCTTGCTGTTTAGCACTATAACAGGAAATGAGTCTGATACAACTGCAATGATTCTCAGCTTGTGGCTTTCTGCTGAATACCTGAACGTACAGACCCTGTGACAATGTGAGCAGAGTGAACCATCATCAAATTCACCTTAACCCCTCCTCATTGTGGGCAATATGATCAACATGTCACCATGGAAAAGGGAAACAGGGGATGTGACAAACGCCTGTCGCATTTTTACTGCATTCAAAGTGCAACATGAATATTAAGCTGATACGAGACAATCAAAGCTTCCCAGCCGCTTAGTTTTATTCCATTaatcaaaccatttaaaaaagatGTCTATTTCATGAAGAAGTGTTATAATGGGGAAACTGTAGACCATTCTTCACATGCTTGACACAACTAATGGATCTAGAATTAAAGGGATATTCCACCAATTTAGTATTACACCTCCATAAAGTTGGAGATCTGCCGGATACagtttaaatacaaattcaaagaaGCAAGGGCTGAAATTATACTTATAAGCTCTCATGGGATGGGTCAAGCTCATACATTTACCATACCACTACCTGATAAATGCCCATAACTGAGAAATTCCACACTCCAGTTATTATAATGGTTTTGAGGCTAATTCAAGATAACATTATTGACATCATCATAGAGGTATCAGCACAGTAGTGATGAAATCATCATGGTTAGTTTGTTTGACATGACAAAGCTCCTGACAGAATTACAGGGTTAGTTACCCAACTCTTTTCAGACCATGTGACATACCTTGTGATGAATTCCAATTTGTTAACCAGTGGAATGCCCCTTTAACTGTGAGGATTCAAAGTTGAGATAAGAGGTTCTGTCAAGCATCTTGTTAATCTCTGATAGTCACTGCCCCAAAAGGCTGAGGTGTGGCCTAAATCTTATGCCAGACAGCACCGTTTCCCTGCCCTGTTTTCCCAGGTTGCTCTACCTTATTGGAAAAGTATGCAGTGGATTTGATGCTCATGAACAAAGAGCAATTCAGTTTTGAGGGTGAAAGCAGGAGTGATTAGACAACCGTTCCCCTGCCTTCATATTTCTACCTATAGGACtcccccatctcctcctctctgcccaaTATAAAGTGCTTGACCCAAgaagatgagaaaaataaaaacaaagcaattACAAATCCACCAATTGTTTGCTCTCGtggctgtgtgtttctgtaacaGGAGCTTGTGTTCTGTGTAAATGTCCATGTTGGATCTGTTACAGTACACGGCCGTACGCCTTTTGCTTTTCTTCCATTTCCTTCCACTTGAATACTTCAGGTTTTCAAGACAGGCAGGAGACTCAAACACCCATGTTCTTCTGAACcaataaataagaataacaaCTTAAACAGAGTTGATAACCACTGATTTCACATAATAAGTAGCATTTAAAAAGATGAACTGCTTCATGTGGAGCTTGAGTCTGTTCAAGTTCAAAACATAGTCTTGTTGTTGCGTccattctctttttcttctggtaaaaaaacacaaatgatatccttgataaaaaaaaaacatgcacatcaAAGTGCATGAATTATGTCCACATCTGGTTTCAGTCTCTTGTTTCTGGATCCGTGGTCATCTTTGGTTGTAAGTTTCTGCATCAGTCACTTGTTACAGTTCATTCTGTGATGCAGCGGTTAAAAAGAACTGATGATAAATACAGATGAAACCTATCAAATGAAAAAGTGCTTGACCTGCTACAGGAGGGAACAGCGGCTTTGTGAGGATGGTTCTCGATAGTCTTAGGACGTGGTccctgtgcgtgcatgtgtttatgtgagCTCAGCTACTCATAGAGCGTGACAGTACAGTAGCAGAGGGCTGAGATCCTGCGGTCCACACTGGCCTTGTCTGccgggaaaacacacaaaacaagatgTTATTAATAGAAGTTGTTGCAAGAGACTGAAGTAAAACAGTTATTAGATCGAGAGCAGGCCTCCAAGACACAATGGGCCTCATGCAGTTACAACCTGATGAATGTTATCTGTTCACAAGGTTTAATCGTTATCTTAAACCACAACCCAAAAGTAGCTTCCTGTCATACTCTATGTATGGATGTTTCATTCCCAAAAATATTTATCAAAACATAATGATAGCCAGGGATCTAAAAATGATCCAGCTGTCAACACAATGCCACCATACAGTTGTAGACTCTTAATCCTCTGTAGGTGTTAATActcctatgagacaaattgtaatttgagaATAATGAGACTTCACTTTTATTAAGATGAGAATATTAGAATTGTTAAGTTAATTAAGTGTGGAGAATGGGAAGACTAGATGGACATGTCGCCCCCACTTTGTGTCTAAGAGAAGAGTCTAGTCTAAGAAGATTGGTGAGAGCAACTAGTGCTCTTACATGCCACTAAACAACTTATCTGTTCATACAACTGCTCCTGCATGGGTCTCAGTGTGTCAGATGTGGGTGTAGGTCAGAGATTGTAGTTTGTACTCACATTTGACCACATTCTCTATGTCAGTTGGGTCCTGTAGGATCTTGGACAGGCCATCTAGCAGCATGGCGGCCTTGCTGTAGCGGTAAGCTATATCCTCCGTCTGCTTGAACATCTCGTCAAGAGCTGCTGACtgaacctgacacacacacaatcgcacaCAACAGCAGAAATTTACTGAACATGCTGTTTGAAAAAAGCATCACGAAATGATGcatttcttttctcttgtttcGGGGGTTTCCGTGCTGCGTCTGACACTCACCATCTCCACGGCGTGATTGTAGATGAGCTTCTCTGCAGTGACGCTGTTGATCTCATCCACAAATCGCTGCTTATCAGAGAAGAAGTGGTTGAGTTTGTCAGTCAGCTGCCGGCAGAGGGAGATGCAGCTTTTGTAACGCTCATTCAGATTCTTCACCactgagagaagaaagagaaaaggtttAGTGTACTTTCATTTAAAAGGTTAGAGACTGTATATGTGTACCCATTAGGTACATAGACAGAGGTTTGTTTCATGCACAAAACCACGGTGACATTCACCTGCTGATGTAGTGGGTGAAATGCAGTTTACAGTATAATACACTGATGGGAGATGAAGACTGAAATTTCCTCACCTTGTTTAACAGCAGTGGAAGGATTGAGCTGGGCTGATTTAATCTGAGCCTTGgccagatggagggaggaagccAGGAGCTGAGCTGCCTTCATGTAGAgaaccagctgctccacctgccTGTAGAGGGCAGCACAACACAGTATATTAGAAGCATGGAAAATCTTCACCACTGCAGCAGGACTACTGAACAACAGGCCTGCTAAGACTGCATGATATTATTAATCATATGAGATTATCAAAGACTAAAGTCTAAACTTTGGTCATTTCTTACCCCCACTCTTTGCTGAGCTGGCTTATCTGGTCCACAACAACACTGTCCTGGGGAGGATAGAGGGACGCAGCTGACACCCCAAGCTCCGTCCCACCAGCACGAATAGCTGCCATCTCCAGCACGCAGTCAGTGAAAGAAAGCATCATCCGCAGGTGCATCAGTGTGTCTGTATGCTcacgctgcagcaggagacatcAAGATTAGAtgtaaaatcaaacaaatgacTCACTGAGCGGTTAACTGATGAACTTCCCTCTTAAGTGTCAGGAGATTAAAAAATCATGTTAGTCTCTCTCACCTCCATAAGAGTCTCCTCGGGCAGCTCAGGTGCTTCGAAGGTGATGAATCCTTCCAAGCTCGGAGGGGAGGTCCCATAGGGGACATAGCGCAGACTGCTCGGTGCCCCATCTGCCCCAGGGACTGCTTGCCCACCCCCAAAACCTCCTGGAGGAGAGGTGCCAATTGTCATGCCTGGGGGAGAACCGACATAGATCCGACCGCTGGTGGAGCAGAGAGAACCACCCGAACTGTTGGATCCCACTGAGGAAATTgacaaagagagaagaggaacatTTAGCCTTTGTTATCAAACCTCTGCTGCAGTACCACATACCTCTTTATCAACACGGTCTGACTTGAGGCAGTAAGAGCATGAAACAAATCATGATATAAATACTACCACTCactgaggcaaactaacttttCCTACTTCTAGCTGTTTAATGCTAATTTGTTTGCACGCTAGCTGTGCTAAGGTGAAGGGTCCTCACCAGAGGTGGTACGTGGTCGGGTGCACAGATGGCTGCAAGCAGGAGGAGTGCTGCTGTTAGGTGGTGAACCCACGGTGAAAAGAACAGTACGGGGACTCGCTGTCCCACCCTGAACGAGACCAATGGGACCCGCAGGGGCTTTGGGGATACGAAACATAGATAATCTCTTTTATACACTGTTGTTGACATTTCATTGAagcttcatatatatataactgcACTGTATGAATTAACAGTAGTTCATAGCTGATATTTCGTATGGCAGAACACAGACAAGACGTTAGTCATTCCAAATGTTACTAACGCAACctgattaaaacacatttcagagtTTGTGCAGCAATATACTCATACCTGTGTCCATTGGTCGCTCTGTGTTTAAGCTGTCAGTGCTGCCCTGATAGGCTTGTCCACCCAGAGTGATTCTGATTGGCGGATCAGACAGACGACCCGTGCTAACAGACCTGCAGGGAAACCAAAGGCAACATCAGCACGTCATACAGCAGAAAAACGGACACAGGGAGGGCGTCACAGTACCACAGTGGGACTCAACATTTCACTTTGCTGATGATGAAATTCAATATTGTAAACACGCATAAAGTTGCCAGTGTTCTAAGCTGGTGACCTTTCCTCTGTAAACTCTAACGTGTTATTTATGTGGCATAAGTAAGATATCAAGGGTCGAAAACTGATTGGAAACTGGATAGGAAACACATTTGattttttcaactttctttACTCATAATGCAAAGAAAGTCCTACAATTTAATAATGTTTAATAGTTGAACTCAAATTGCATTTTTCATGAAGAggaatagtttaaaaaaaaaaataacaagtgGAAAACCTAAACACttttaaacaatttaaacccgaaatactaaataaataagtaagCAGCTAAGAACCCTTCCAGTGTCCAATTAGACACTCCATACATCCGTTAATGTATATTTATGCATCAGTCTACCTTTAGTTAGGGCTGAGATGTATGGAGacatgagatttttttttttcagtaagACCTACCTGCCAAAGGTTTTACTGGCCTCAGGGGCAGCTGGCCGGCCGGTGACGTACGGGCTGCAGTGGTGGGCACAGATATCCCGGGCGTCTGCTAAGGTCTTGGTGGGCACAGGGCTGTCTGCCAGTGCCATCAAGTTACAGGACGCCTGCGTTTTGGGAATTTTAAACGGTGCCAAAATGATCTGGATGAAAAAGAATTTTTGAGAAAACCTCAATGACATGTTTATTTCTATTATTAGTATTGGCCATCTGCTGACTCATCAAGTATTGCGCTAACCTTGGTAGGAGAACCAATAATGGTGGGCAGCGGGGACTTCTGCAGCCAGTCGGACGTGCGGGGCGAGGAGCCCAGCAACTTGGTTGGTGAGGAGCCAAGGTTTGCCGGTCTGCCGAACTGAGGTGAgtgactgcaggaggaggaggaaggctgAACGGGATCCGACAGCTGCTTGTGGAGCTTCTGCCTGGTTTGGTAGACCTCAGTCAACGTGGGGGAGCTCTGAAGCCGAGCCCCCAGGAGCTGGGAGGACGGGACAGGAGAACCTGAGGAAGG
It encodes:
- the LOC128440395 gene encoding aldehyde dehydrogenase family 3 member A2 isoform X2, with amino-acid sequence MSREQLVVQRARKSFQTGNTRRLEYRIHQLKGLLRFITERRKDIADSVKRDLGKSEHATDLFETLGLEGEIKLAIEKLAEWAAPRPVEKNLLTLLDEVYIQPEPLGVVLIIGAWNYPWAITLQPLVGAIAAGNAAVIKPSEVSSHSATVMEELLPQYLDKDLYPVVTGGVSETQELLKQRFDHIFYTGNSTVGKLVMGAAARHLTPVTLELGGKSPCYIDKNCDLTIACRRITWGKFVNCGQTCIAPDYILCEPSIQDRVVEEIKKSIKEFYTDNPKTFEDYGRIINQRHFKRVMALMEGSTVAVGGESDESQCYIAPTVLKDVTETSKVMKEEIFGPLLPIITVSNVDEAIQFINEREKPLVVYVFTHDNKLIKRVRAETSSGALLANDCLVHFTVSALPFGGVGNSGTGCYHGKHSFDQLSHLRSCLIKQLKLEGVNSMRYPPHTAKKLSWARFFLLKQVNMCRLRRMALLAIFTGLAAFLVQRFLRRG
- the LOC128440395 gene encoding aldehyde dehydrogenase family 3 member A2 isoform X1 → MSREQLVVQRARKSFQTGNTRRLEYRIHQLKGLLRFITERRKDIADSVKRDLGKSEHATDLFETLGLEGEIKLAIEKLAEWAAPRPVEKNLLTLLDEVYIQPEPLGVVLIIGAWNYPWAITLQPLVGAIAAGNAAVIKPSEVSSHSATVMEELLPQYLDKDLYPVVTGGVSETQELLKQRFDHIFYTGNSTVGKLVMGAAARHLTPVTLELGGKSPCYIDKNCDLTIACRRITWGKFVNCGQTCIAPDYILCEPSIQDRVVEEIKKSIKVGLTSMFRTVFGNFTQKKCIGVYGQFYFQSEETLIYVLCNTSQEFYTDNPKTFEDYGRIINQRHFKRVMALMEGSTVAVGGESDESQCYIAPTVLKDVTETSKVMKEEIFGPLLPIITVSNVDEAIQFINEREKPLVVYVFTHDNKLIKRVRAETSSGALLANDCLVHFTVSALPFGGVGNSGTGCYHGKHSFDQLSHLRSCLIKQLKLEGVNSMRYPPHTAKKLSWARFFLLKQVNMCRLRRMALLAIFTGLAAFLVQRFLRRG